The nucleotide sequence CCGCTATAGCGTCTATGTCGCCTGTCGCCCAGCCAGTTTTTTCTTTAAAACCCAGTGCAGACGCGTTCTCGTGGGCGGTTTTTGCTGTGGGCTTGTCAAGGTCTATGCCTACAACTGATGCGGCGCCTAGAAAAGCTGCGCCTAAGGCAAGTCTACCTGTGCCACAACCCAAATCCAAAACACGTTTGCCTGCTATGTCACCATAGTTGTAGGCGGCTAAATAGAGCAAATTTGCTGCTACATTTGGGGGGGTGGTGTATTGCTCAAGATGCGCTTTTGGCGTAGTGTGAGGCTTAATTGTTGAGAGGAAGCGCTCTAGATCTAGTTTGCGAATAATCCGTTTTTGAGCAGGTTCTCCCATGAGGATTCGCCAGTTAGCACTTTGAACTCATTTACTGTTAAAAGGGGTTTTTTGAATTTTGAAGCATCATCAAGTGAGATGCGCGGGCACGCAGTGTTCACGTACGCATCTAAAGTGGGAAATTCCAAGAGCACTTCAGGCACGATTTCGCGCACCGACAAAAGACAAGCCGCTTTGCCCAGCTTTTCCAATGCAGTTTTGATTTGCAGGGCGTCTTCAAGGTGTTGCTGTCCAGGCTTTGAGCTAATCAGAACCCCAAAGGTTTTGGCTTGCTGGGCTTCGTGGATGCTGGCGTAACGCTGCCGAATAATCTTTTGCACTTCATCCGTTAGGGTGTAGGCGGTGTTGTCGTAGAGGTCAGCGACTATGGTGGGTTTAGAGGTGGAAAGCGCAACACCTAAAGCATGGAATTTTCCTCCGCCCACAAACAAGAAAGCATCCACTTGCGTGGCTACGGATTTGACGTTGCTAAAGTCGCAGCCCATCACCTGCCCTGCGTAGGATAAGCGGTGGGCGTCTCCGATGATTACGGTTTTTCCTGCGCGAACCAGAATTTCCCTAGCCAGAGCCAAAGTTTGAACGTGCTGCACGGTTG is from Candidatus Bathyarchaeota archaeon and encodes:
- the dph2 gene encoding diphthamide biosynthesis enzyme Dph2, whose translation is MKGFDFEEERIRQEIATFGAKRVLLQLPEGFKPEAPRLAKLVEQAGSLPIVSADPCYGACDLATFDAEALGVDLIIHFGHAKLLKHTRLPTVYVEARSTIPINHAVHASLDLLSGYDKIGLATTVQHVQTLALAREILVRAGKTVIIGDAHRLSYAGQVMGCDFSNVKSVATQVDAFLFVGGGKFHALGVALSTSKPTIVADLYDNTAYTLTDEVQKIIRQRYASIHEAQQAKTFGVLISSKPGQQHLEDALQIKTALEKLGKAACLLSVREIVPEVLLEFPTLDAYVNTACPRISLDDASKFKKPLLTVNEFKVLTGESSWENLLKNGLFAN
- a CDS encoding METTL5 family protein, whose translation is MGEPAQKRIIRKLDLERFLSTIKPHTTPKAHLEQYTTPPNVAANLLYLAAYNYGDIAGKRVLDLGCGTGRLALGAAFLGAASVVGIDLDKPTAKTAHENASALGFKEKTGWATGDIDAIAGSFDTVVQNPPFGVQKHAADRRFLSKALEVGNAVYSLHNHPYTDKHLIGKIKANNGLLQVAPSPFLQRFIEKHGGTIQATYALLMTIPHMFDFHTKAKQEIITDLYVIRN